One Bos taurus isolate L1 Dominette 01449 registration number 42190680 breed Hereford chromosome 4, ARS-UCD2.0, whole genome shotgun sequence genomic window, ttttgaactgtggtgttagagaagactcttgcgaatcCCTTGGACcgcaaaggagatccaaccagtccatcctaaaggatcagtcctgggtgttcattggaaggactgatgttgaagctgaaactcccaatactttggctgcctgatgtgaagaactgactcatttgaaaagaccctgatgctgggaaagattgagggtggtaggagaaggggacaacagaggatgagacgactggatggcatcaccgactcaatggacactactttgagtaagctctgggagttggtgatggacagggaggcctggtatgctgctgttcatgggattgcaaagagttggacacaactgagtgagtgaactgaactgatgcatgtaatctgttctttttcaaattctttgttcATTTAGGTTGTTTCATAACATTGAGCAGTGTTCCtgatgctatacagtaggtcatagttggtggtagtggtggttgttcagttgataagacgtgtctgactcttctctattttaaatatagcagtgtgtacatgtcaatcctaaCCTCCCTCCCtaactctctctctcccccttctctcctggtgaccctaagttcattctctaagtctgtgagtcttttttgATAAAGTCATGCCTAGCCAGTGGTGGTTTAACAGAAGAGAATGTAATGATGTGGAACGTATATTCCAGAAGAGGATGACAGCAACAGTCAAGTAAAGAGCCATTTTTACagaattgttgttattgttgtttagtcgctaagtcatgtctgactctttgagaccccatggactgcaacatgtgaggctcctctgtcctccactatctcccagagtttgctcatattcatgtccattgagttagtgctGGGATGGTGAGTTATGGGATGGTGGGCTTGAAAGCCTGAGTGGGCTGAATTCAGGGGAAACAGGAGGATGTGGGCTTTGAGAGTGagtatgcctcttgagaaacctgtatgcaggtcaggaagcaacagttagaactggacatggaacaacagactggttccaaataggaaaaggagtacgtcaaggctgtataccatcaccctgcttatttaacttatactcagagtacatcatgagaaacgctgggctggaggaaggacaagctggaatcaagattgccgggagaaatatcaataacctcagatttgcagatgacaccacccttatgggagaaagtgaagaggaactcaaaagcctcttgatgaaagtgaaagtggagagtgaaaaagttggcttaaagctcaacgttcagaaaacaaagatcatggcatctggttccattacttcatggcaaatagatggggaaaaagtggaaacagtgtcagactatttttgggggctccaaaatcactgcagatggtgactgcagccatgaaattaaaagacgcttacttcttggaaggaaagttatgaccaacctagatagcatattgaaaagcagaaacattactttgccaacaaaggtttgtctagttaaggctatggtttttcctgtggttatgtatgtatgtgaaagttggactgtgaagaaagctgaacgccaaagaattgatgcttttgaactgtggtgttggagaagactcttgaagagtcccttggactgcaaggagatccaaccagtccattctgaaggagatcagccctgggatgtgtttagaaggaatgatgctaaagctgaaactccagtactttggccacctcatgtgaagagttgactcattgggaaagactgatgctgggagggattgggggcaggaggagaaggggacgacagaggatgagaaggctggatggcatcaccgacttgatggacctcagtctgagtgaactctgggagttggtgatggacagggaggcctggcctgctacGATTCATgcggtcacatagagttggacacgactgagcgactaaactgaactgatggtcctCTCCTTGGAGGAGAAAAGTGGGAGTGACTCAACTGTACGCTGATGGTGAAGAAGCAGTAGAAATGAGGATGTTGAAGACACACGGGGAAGGAGAAAATTGATGTGTAAGGTCCCAGGAGTAACAGCATATAGGGCCCCTCCTTTTCCTGTATGTCAGCTGTAAGGAGGTAAAAATGGGAGTGAATGAAGGCTGTGGGAATTCCTAacagttttaatttcctttctgaaGTAGGACACAAGGTCTCCTCCTGAGTGTGTGGGGAGATGTTCCCCTCAGCTTTGTGTGGTAGGAGTGAAGAAGGAGGGAACTTATATTGATCTGAGTTTGGGGATTTGGGGCCAGGACCAACACCATTGACAAGAATGGCAAGATAGTGTTTGAAGTGATGAATCCGGTGGTGTCGTGCCTCAGTGCTCAGCATTTTCTTTAGCCTCCACTTCTGCAATGGCAGGAGTTAAAGGGAGCCTCAGACCTCCACAGGCAATACTTGCCGCAGACTCTTCCTCTTACCCAGATTATCTGCCTTGAAGATTATCaggacttcactctcacttttcactttcctgcattggaggaggaaatggcaacccactagggtgttcttgcctggagaattccagggacgggggagcctcgtgggctgacgtctatggggtcacacagagtcgggcgcgactgaagtgacttagcagcaagctcAGTATGCTGTTTATATCAATCACCACAAGCCCCAAATGACATCCTTTTAACTACGAACAGACAAGCGAAGATGGCGGGACATCTGAAGAAAGCCTCTGTGTCAGCTTTGTAACACCTGTGGCAGCATCATTCATTCAACTATGGGAGCCAGAAACCTAGAACCgtctctctccctcactcccaTAATCATCCCAACCTCTATATATTCCCCAGGCCATACACTTCTCTCCATCACCACCCTCCCTACCACTGGTAGTATGGGTAACCATCATCTCTCATTTGGATACTTACCttatcccttccccttctctcccgTAAAAGTTGACTATACCACTCTCCTCATTAAAAATGTTCAATGACTGTACCAATGCCTTTAGGGAAAACTCCAGCCGGACTCACTAAGCTGGTTTCCCAACGCTAATACATCATTTTAATCTGTCCCCACTTCCCAGTGTTTCCCCACTGCTATGTGCCCTCCTGACCCTGcactttctcttcctctgctctAGAAGGCTCTTCTCTTCCAACCCCTCTGCCCTGTTCCCTTTCCTAGCATCTCCTCGTCCTTCTTGTCTCAGCCCAGCAGTCCTCAAGGAAACATTGCTGACACACACCAACACACGTCTTTATTGTTCAGTCCAGTGTCCCCAGCATTACAGCAAGTACACAGTAGGCACTCGGGACGTCTTTGTGgagtaaatgagtgaataaattgTGAAGCAAGTACCCTGGATTTTCTGCTACATCGATGGCCCGCAAATAAATTAATGGAAATTTAGACTGATTAAATAAGCtaaggagaaggaaacggcaacccactccagggctcttgcctggaaaatcccatggacggaagagacTAGTAGGCTAcgttccatggggtcgcgaagagtcggacacgactgaccgacttcacgttgacttttcactttcatgcattggagaaggaaatggcaacccactccagtgttcttgcctggagaatcccagggacgggggagcctggtgggctgctgtctatggggtcgcacagagttggacacgactgaagcgacttagcagcagcagcagcaaataagcTAAAACGTCTAAAGCCCTTGAAATCCGAAACAACTTGGCGAAGCGGTATGGATCCAAGTGTCCGGGATCCCGCCCGCGCGCTCAGTGCGCGAGGCCTGCGGAGGTGGACCGCAGCGCTCAGGCAGCAGGCGGGGCCTGCGGATCAACCGGAGCTCCGGAGCAGTGACCACGCCCCGGGGCGGGGCGACTCCCGCGATCGCCGGGGGCGGGGCTCGCAGTTGGGAACTCCCCTTCCGAGGCCGAGGTGCGTCCGTGAGTCCACGAGGCTGGGTGGTCGGGAAGTGGACTCAGGCCGGGTGGCCAGGTTACTGGCCGCGCCGCCGCGGCCGCCATCTTGCCCGTGTGTGGACTCCCCCGGCGGGAGGGGCGGTGACTAGGCCGGAAGCGGCAGTACGACGGGCGCATTGCCTCCCAGGTCGGTGAGTGCGGCCCAGGCCCCGCTCTCGGCTCCGGGAGGCTTTAGTCAAGGGCTCGAGGGCGCTGGGATGATCTCGAGTCGCTCGGGAAAGCCCAGTTGAAAAGCCCAGGCGAGTGCGGACTCGGGGCGGGGGTGCTCCTTCGAGCCGAGACGCGGGGAGTCGCGTTCCGCGCTGCAGGATAACCGCGGCGGGCCCGGCCTCGGAGCTGCAAGCGGCCCGGGGCGCGCGGGTTCCTCCTCCCGGAGCTGGGTCCGCGCTGCAGCCTCCGCGGCGCCGGGTTTATGCGGAACCGCGTCCTCCCCGTGGACGAGAGGCTCAACCAGTGTCTGGAGCTTGGGAGCCCCCAGCAGATTCCTGCCTTACCCGGCTCTGCCTACCAGCCGTGCTCTCCTTGTACTCTATTGAATACTTCAAGGGCCTGTCACCCGGGTGACGCTGTTCGCAGCCTGTACGGAGTCGTGAAAATTCCGTGAGAGGATAAAGCTTCTCACAGGTGCCACGAGCCTTTCTAAATCACTTCGAAAGTGACTgcctttgcattcttttttatagctataTTTTAAGGGAAATTTGGGGTTATACAGAACATCTCCTTGAAGATGGTGATAGAAATGTCTTGAAACTGCTGCTGTTATTACTTGTGCTGAGACAAGTAAAAAAGGGAGCAACAACAAGATGTAAAGGGTGGTTGGATACCTTGTACACTTAATATTATATAGGTCTTCACTATCCACTAGCCACACAGGGTTGAGATGTGCTTGAAGTGTAAAATACACTTTGGATTCCCGAATTTGGTACCAGAAGAAAAGTATATGTCTCATTCATAAATGTTACACAGATTGCATGGTGAAAGGATAATATTTTTGATATGTTgcgttaaatatattaaattagatttgattgattttatttttcaatgtgactattggaaaagttTAAGTTAAATGGCTAACACTGTGCTTCTGTTGCACCATGCTATTACAGATGAGCATCTGGTGAGGAACACAGAATCATCAACATGGCTTTCCTTTGCTCAGAAACCATTACTGGGAAGTGAGTCCTTGTTATACTTGAAGGTGAGGATCTAAATGTAAGCTGTAATTATGGCAAGCTCCACCCCTCTGCCCCCAGTGTCTTGGTGTCTCTAgcatttgaaagcattaattttcaGGGCTGTTTAAGGGAATCATACTGATATTGACATGTTTTCGATGCAAAGAACTCGTTTAATTTGATTGTCACTACTCTGTGAGATGGAGATAGGAGATGTTCTATCTCTGTTTTATAGTCTTGGCATTTTAAGGTACTTGTTAGGGTCAAGCTACTAAGGGGCTGGAGATGTTCTGCTCTTCACCATATTCCTGGTGGTCTTTGTTCAGGAGCCAGGATCTGTCTGTATTGTATgttggattgaaaaaaaaaaacaattggcTCTTCAACAGCAGGGGCTTGagctgcatcagttcagttcagttcagttcagtcgctcagtcgcatccgactctccacgaccccatgaatcgcagcatgccaggcctccctgtccatcaccaactcccagagttcactcagacccaagtccattgagtcagtgatgccatccagccatctcatcctttgtcgtccccttatcctcctgcccccaatccctcccagcatcagagtcttttccagtgagtcaactcttcgcatgaggtggccaaaatactggagtttcagctttagcatcattctttccaaagaaatcccagggctgatgtccttcaaaatggactggttggatctccttgcagtccaagggactctaaagagtcttctccaaacataGGTCCACTTATATGTGGGTTTCTTCCAATGGTAAATACCACAGTGCTACAGGgtccacagttggttgaattcGAGGTTGTGGaaccacagatacagagaaaggACATGTACAGAGGACCAGCTATAAGTTTTATGTGGACTGTGCTGGAGGGTTAGTGACCTAACCACctagttgttcaagggtcaactatgtTTTTTAAGAGGGTATAGATGTACCTATGTATTCAGGGCCAGTTTCACAGTATGTGACCTATGCAGACATTGTCAGGGCCCATCTTTAGAAGGCCTGGCACTTGGTATGGTGCTCTTCTGTCATggtcttgaaattcttaacatGTTTGAATAAGCGAGGGGAGAGGGGGTGCCTGCACGTGTAGTTGATCCCTTCTCTGCTCAGTAATCTAGGATAGGAGTAGGGAGGTGttaggaaagaatgaaaacatcTGGTCCTCTCTGTACACCTATGTGAATTAAGCAGGGTTTGCTAGACTCAACTCTCAAATTCTGTATGAATTTTGATTCTGTATGAATTATTATAGTCAGATTTGTGGAtggtaatataaatatatacatcatATGAGAAGAATTACAGATGATTCTTAATTGTGagtcatataaattaaatagttttttaaactatagtaacgctttctgtttgtttttttttttaagttggatttTGCCATGTGGCACCACGTTTTCTTACCATAGATCATTTGTGTAAAAAGTACAGCTATAGGATGGAAGCCTATATGATAAATGTGCTTATTTTAGTATTTGTCTTTCAGCGAGAGGAAGATGGGCCAGATCTTAGGATACCTCCAGTTGAGAGGTTTCTTCTGTTTACAAGGGCATGAGTATGAATGAAGCCTTATTTGGCAGTATCTGTTCCTTCTTTGTGATTTCTTAGCTACTTCCTGTTACATAAGgtgccttttcttcttcttaaatttttaaatggtctGTAAGATTGGACATAACTTCACACAAGAATACAGGCTTTATTATACTAGTGTATTAGTTAgcttgtgcatgtgtgcgtgtgcatacacgctaagtcccttcagttgtgtctgactctgcaaccctatgaaccgtaacgtgccagactcctctgtctgtggggattctccaggcaagactactggagtgggttgtcatgccctcctccaggggatcttccccacccagagatcaaacccgtgtctcttatgtctcctggattggcagtcagattcttttgtGCCACCCACAAAAAAACATGCCATAGATGGGTTGACTTAAActatgtaaatttattttcttatacttCTGGATGCTATAAGTCTCAAATTTGGGTGCCAGGATGGTCTGATTCTGGTGAAACCTATACTTCCAGACAGCTGCCTTCTCCCCATGTACTCATATGGGGAGAGAGCTTTGGTATCTCTTCATCTTCTTTTAAGGACACCAGTTCTGTCAGATCAGGGCTTCACCTTATCACTTTGTTTAGCCTTAAGCTTAATTTACCTCCTTAAAGACTCTTGTGGAGTTGGGGCTTCAACATAACAAATTTTGGgaggacacagttcagtccatagcagccaagatggatgctgctgctcctgagtcgcttcagtcgtgtccgaccctgtgggaccccatagacggcagcccaccaggctcccccatccctgggattctccaggcaagaacactggagtgggttgccatttccttctccagtgcatgaaagtgaaaagtgaaagtgaagtctctcagtcgtgtctgaccctcagcgaccccgtggacctcagccttccaggctcctctgtccatgggattttccaggcaggagtactggagtggggtgccattgccttctccgccaagaTGGATATCTGGTTGCTAAAATATCTGTCCCTCTTAACTGCTGTGTTCCCAGcatttagaacagtgtctggaacATAGGAGAGGCCCAGTAAATATCTATAGAATAAATGAAAGCCAGTGTATTAGAGCAATCTTCTCAGGGCTGCTCACTGTGGGCCCTTACCCAACAGGTGAACCAATTATGACAGTGACCACTTAGTTTTTGGCTGGAGCCAGCGCCTACTAGAAAGGGCAGGGGTGCAAGCGTGGGGAGATTGGTACAACTTGGAGAAAGCAGTGTGAGAAGTGTCAGAGGTAGCATTTaacaaatgcatttatttaacaAGTACTTACTAAGTCTCTACTAAGGGCCTCATACTGTGCTGGATACTGGAGGTTCATATAGAGAGCAGAAGATACTTTCCATACTCTCAGGGAGTTTATAATCTAGTAGGAGAggtagaaagtgaagtcgctcagtcgtgtctgactcttcgcgaccccatggactatagtccaccacgcttctctgtccatgggattttctaggcaggagtactagaacgggttgccatttccttctccagaggatcttaccgacccagggatcgaacccaggtctccctcattgtaaacaagacactttactgtctgagccaccagggaagtaacaCTAGTAGGAGAGATGGAGAGGGTGATTTAAGAGGGAGGAATATGATTCGATGAGAGTATATATCTAAGTAACCTGCTTTTAGATTCGGGAGGGGATAGAGGGTGGTTGGTTTAAGGCTGAGCAGGTTTTAACTTGGCCAAGAAGGGAGGGGAGACCGCTCAAGGCAGAAGAAACAGTGTTTGCAAAGGTGTGGCAGTGGGGGTGGAGGGTCACGTCCTAGGAAGCTAGAGCTCAGTTAGCAGGGAGGCGAATGGGGTGCATTGAGGCTGGAGCAGTAGGTAGGCCAAAGCATTTAGGGTTTTATAGGTTATATTGAAGAGTTGGAAGTCTGTATGAAGAGCAGTTGGAAACCATGAAAGGGTTTTAAGCAGGAGTTGGATAACCTGGATAAGTTTGTGTTTTATTAAGATCACTTTGATATTGTATAATGATGAATTTCGTAAACGCCAGAGTAGGAAGATGAATAAAAGAATTGCTGAGACAGCACCACAGGCCAGACATGTTGTCTGTTATTTTTTTATGGAGTCAGTATGCAGAGCCCTGAGACTCGGCAGCCTGGGTGgaggaaagaagacagtgaataaTTCAGTTGAGTTAGAGTCGGGGGAGGCAAACCCGGAGTGGCAGGGAAATGAAGAAGTTGAGGGTGCTAGTAAGAATATAATTGAAGTGATCAATCTTGGGCTTCAGACCTATTAAGGAAGGAAATAAGGCAGTGTTGGAATTCTTAAAGGCTTTTTCCTTTAAGTTTTGTAAGTCTGTTGAAATTCTAGACTGGTAGTTGCTAACTGAAACTTTTGCAAGATCAAAAAGTTAAGTATGTTTGAGCTGAATTTATGTAGAATATCTTTATTAGGAGTCTGTGCCAGGCTCTGCATCTGGTACAGAACATAAATGAATGAACCCTGACTTCGTGCCTTAAGAACTGACAGCATGGCTGTACAGATACCAATCGCCATGAAGATTATGAatatctttgttcattttttaatccgTACTTACCTCTAGCCAGACTCAGTGAAAAACAGAAGTTTACATTTTTGTAAGCAGCTTGTATTTTTAAACTAACCATTTTTAGCATAACTGTTTCTAGTGCTTATGTGCTGAAACTTCTACTAGAATAGTTAACCTTTTCAAAAATCCTGTTTCAATACCTATTCAAAGGTTATAGAACTGAAAATTGAAAAAGCCTCTATTGCTCATTCAGTTTCCCAATGTGCAGTGTATCCTACTGGTCATAAGCAGGATGATTTCAGGTAACCCAATTGCACTTTTAatagttatatatttattcaatgtatgttagaaaaatatatttgacatgTCATACACATGATTCATGGACCTTATGATGAAAGCAAAATTGATTTTCAGATTTTAAGAATGAGTCAGTTtaaggaaaaacattaaaaagggcACAGGTGGTAGATGAATAACAGAAGTTTGGGAAACACTAGTCTTAAACCAATCCTTAAGctgtatagatgagaaaacaaaaggaCCTCCAAACACAAAAGACCTTTTTTGAGCCTATACTGTACTAGCTGTATAGTATATGTCAGAGCTAGGACTAAAACTGAGTACAATCCTGCTTCTTCCCATTGAAATTTGAAGAGACTTGTGGCTTTTACTTCACATCTGCATTGTCCATTATGGTGGCCTCATGtggatatttatattaaaattaaataaaatttaaaatttgcacTGCCATATTTTCTAGTGCTCAGTAGTCAGTGTGGCTAATAGTTACCATATTGGACAGTTCAGAGACAGAACATTTCTGTCATTGCAGAAGGTTCTTTTGGATAGTGCAACTTTATTACCTAGATACATGATTACTTACTTAGATACAGTAACCCTTTAATGTTTTATCCCCTTCAAAGGGATGATACTTACTAATTTACTCACCACCTGAAGTTATTTCAACCCTGATTGAAGGTACTAAATTGAAGGTACTGTTAATAGTGCAATTAAGATAATTGATCATGGGAAATAAAGCCAGAATGAAGTTCTCAGATTCGTACCAGCTCAACTTAACTGGAAGACGTCCTTCTTGTcctctttttattaataaatactgTCTTGAATTCAATAGAAATTTCTAATAGAAAATTTCCTgactttctaaatccagcttagaATTGtatttcattaacattttaaaactttttatttttaagcagatTTTCAGTGAATGGACCTAACTGGACTCTCTGAGATCATCAATAAACATGAGCGGTAGCAAACCTGATATATTGTGGGCACCACACCAGGTTGATAGATTTGTTGTATGTGACTCCGAACTTAGTCTTTACCATGTGGAATCTACTGTGAATTCAGAACTCAAAGCTGGATCTCTACGTTTATCTGAAGACTCTGCAGCTACATTACTATCAATAAATTCAGAAACCCCCTATATGAAATGTGTCGCCTGGTATCTCAGCTATGATCCTGAATGTCTCCTAGCAGTTGGACAAGCAAATGGTCGAGTCGTACTGACAAGTCTTGGTCAAGATCATAACTCAAAGTTCAGAGATTTGATAGGAAAAGAATTTGTTCCAAAACACGCACGACAATGCAATACCCTTGCATGGAATCCAGTGGATAATAACTGGCTTGCTGCTGGTCTAGATAAACATAGAGCTGACTTTTCAGTGCTGATTTGGGATATCTGCAGCAAATATACCCCTGATATAGTTCCCATGGAGAAAGTAAGACTCTCAGTAGGTGAAACTGAAACGTCATTATTAGTAACAAAACCACTTTACGAATTAGGACAGAATGATGCTTGTCTCTCTCTTTGTTGGCTTCCACGAGACCAGAAACTTCTGCTTGCTGGTATGCATCGTAACCTGGCCATTTTTGATCTTCGGAATACAAGTCAGAAGATGTTTGTGAATACGAAAGCTGTTCAGGGCGTGACAGTAGACCCATATTTCCATGATCGTGTTGCTTCCTTCTATGAAGGTCAGGTGGCAATATGGGATCTTAGGAAATTTGAGAAGCCAGTTTTGACTTTGACCGAGCAACCAAAGCCCTTAACAAAAGTAGCCTGGTGTCCAACTAGAACTGGTCTGCTTGCCACTTTAACGAGGGATAGTAATATTATTAGATTATATGATATGCAGCACACACCCACTCCCATTGGTGATGAAACTGAACCCACAATCATTGAAAGAAGTGTGCAACCTTGTGACAATTACATTGCTTCCTTTGCTTGGCATCCGACGAGTCAAAATCGAATGATAGTTGTAACTCCTAACCGGACAATGTCTGACTTCACTGTTTTTGAAAGGATCTCTCTTGCCTGGAGCCCGATTACATCTTTGATGTGGGCTTGTGGTCGTCATTTGTATGAATGtgcagaagaagaaaatgataatTCTTTAGAAAAAGATATAGCAACGAAGATGCGCCTTCGGGCTTTATCAAGGTATGGGCTTGATACAGAGCAGGTGTGGAGAAACCATATTTTAGCTGGAAATGAGGATCCCCAGCTCAAGTCACTCTGGTACACTCTGCACTATATCCTTTGTGTGGTGAGGTCTGTGAGATGAATCAGATAGAAATGTTCTTGAAGTTTGCGGAAAGGTCAGTCTGTAAATATGCTGAATGTTTTGTGTGCAAATACAAGTCACAGAATACTAAAATCACAAAGTAAAATTGTTTAAAACTGTTGAACTTGAGATACTGCCTTGCAGATCGAGTAGGAGGAAGAAAAGTAGATCTCTGTAACAGAGTAGAACTGACGCCTTTTATAAATTGGCTCCAAATGAAAATAAGTTTAGTTTTGAAATACTTTATTATGCTTCATCACTAGTATTTCCTATGCATTTAAATACTTATGAAGCAGTATACGGAAGATATGGACCAGAAATCTCCAGGCAACAAAGGATCATTGGTTTATGCAGGAATTAAATCAATTGTAAAATCATCTTTGGGTAagaaagttgtttttattttctgcaatatgtgtttaattttgttctctctattttttccccatatttagTTACTTCAGGATACTGTAATATCTGGCCATATTTTTTGACTGCATTGTTTCTGACTGGGTATTTTAGGGAATTGAGTTAAAtgcataattatttatatatgtaaaattcttTTTGGAGGGAGTCTTGGTTCTTTGAAGGGatagttgactttttaaaatctagtcattaatttattcacaattttttttttgaagactcaCTTTGAAAGATATTACATTAGAGGATTTATAGGCTCTTCCTGGTGGTTAGTTCAGATTTTATCACagcatttgcttttttaaaaaataaattaaaaaatttctaatTGAAAAAGACCCCTTTTATTTTGCTGCCTAAACCCTCCCACTTAGCTGTCTGATGGCAAGGCCTGTATAACTATGACATGAAGTATGGACTTACCTGAAGTGCCTTACTATTTCAGTCCTTGATGATTGAAAAATGTATGAATTAATGTAGGATTGAAATTAATAGACTatttaacagtttaaaaaaaggaaacatgacAAGAAAGCCAGGCTTACTGTTTGTTCCCTGACTTCTTTAAACAGTTGTTCCTATTGTCTTTATTGGAATTAAATTGTGAATTATAGTTGTTTTCTCAGCCTAGCATTTGATATCTAGCTTTAGATAGCTGTCAAATTTGGTCTCGTCAGGCTGCTAGAAAAGTAGTTCTTATGATTTAGTCAAAAAATAGGAATAGAAGTAATAAATCCAACTTG contains:
- the MIOS gene encoding GATOR2 complex protein MIOS isoform X1, with amino-acid sequence MSGSKPDILWAPHQVDRFVVCDSELSLYHVESTVNSELKAGSLRLSEDSAATLLSINSETPYMKCVAWYLSYDPECLLAVGQANGRVVLTSLGQDHNSKFRDLIGKEFVPKHARQCNTLAWNPVDNNWLAAGLDKHRADFSVLIWDICSKYTPDIVPMEKVRLSVGETETSLLVTKPLYELGQNDACLSLCWLPRDQKLLLAGMHRNLAIFDLRNTSQKMFVNTKAVQGVTVDPYFHDRVASFYEGQVAIWDLRKFEKPVLTLTEQPKPLTKVAWCPTRTGLLATLTRDSNIIRLYDMQHTPTPIGDETEPTIIERSVQPCDNYIASFAWHPTSQNRMIVVTPNRTMSDFTVFERISLAWSPITSLMWACGRHLYECAEEENDNSLEKDIATKMRLRALSRYGLDTEQVWRNHILAGNEDPQLKSLWYTLHFMKQYTEDMDQKSPGNKGSLVYAGIKSIVKSSLGMVESSRHNWSGLDKQSDIQNLNEERILALQLCGWIKKGTDVDVGPFLNSLVQEGEWERAAAVALFNLDIRRAIQILNEGASSGKGDLNLNVVAMALSGYTDEKNSLWREMCSTLRLQLNNPYLCIMFAFLTSEAGSYDGVLYENKVAVRDRVAFACKFLSDSQLNRYIEKLTNEMKEAGNLEGILLTGLTKDGVDLMESYVDRTGDVQTASYCMLQGSPLDVLKDERVQYWIENYRNLLDAWRFWHKRAEFDIHRSKLDPSSKPLAQVFVSCNFCGKSISYSCSTVPHQGRGFSQYGVSGSPTKSKVTSCPGCRKPLPRCALCLINMGTPVSSCPGGSKSDEKVDLSKDKKLAQFNNWFTWCHNCRHGGHAGHMLSWFRDHAECPVSACTCKCMQLDTTGNLVPAETVQP
- the MIOS gene encoding GATOR2 complex protein MIOS isoform X2, which gives rise to MSGSKPDILWAPHQVDRFVVCDSELSLYHVESTVNSELKAGSLRLSEDSAATLLSINSETPYMKCVAWYLSYDPECLLAVGQANGRVVLTSLGQDHNSKFRDLIGKEFVPKHARQCNTLAWNPVDNNWLAAGLDKHRADFSVLIWDICSKYTPDIVPMEKVRLSVGETETSLLVTKPLYELGQNDACLSLCWLPRDQKLLLAGMHRNLAIFDLRNTSQKMFVNTKAVQGVTVDPYFHDRVASFYEGQVAIWDLRKFEKPVLTLTEQPKPLTKVAWCPTRTGLLATLTRDSNIIRLYDMQHTPTPIGDETEPTIIERSVQPCDNYIASFAWHPTSQNRMIVVTPNRTMSDFTVFERISLAWSPITSLMWACGRHLYECAEEENDNSLEKDIATKMRLRALSRYGLDTEQVWRNHILAGNEDPQLKSLWYTLHFMKQYTEDMDQKSPGNKGSLVYAGIKSIVKSSLGMVESSRHNWSGLDKQSDIQNLNEERILALQLCGWIKKGTDVDVGPFLNSLVQEGEWERAAAVALFNLDIRRAIQILNEGASSGKGDLNLNVVAMALSGYTDEKNSLWREMCSTLRLQLNNPYLCIMFAFLTSEAGSYDGVLYENKVAVRDRVAFACKFLSDSQLNRYIEKLTNEMKEAGNLEGILLTGLTKDGVDLMESYVDRTGDVQTASYCMLQGSPLDVLKDERVQYWIENYRNLLDAWRFWHKRAEFDIHRSKLDPSSKPLAQVFVSCNFCGKSISYSCSTVPHQGRGFSQYGVSGSPTKSKVTSCPGCRKPLPRCALCLINMGTPVSSCPAVLLLMGFLWMQ